The proteins below are encoded in one region of Brassica napus cultivar Da-Ae chromosome A6, Da-Ae, whole genome shotgun sequence:
- the LOC106453885 gene encoding uncharacterized protein LOC106453885 encodes MTNKNLKERLACHLPVELEYKALWAIKLLNFNIKTAKEKRLVQLHEIDEIRLDAFESSRIYKEKTKAFHDKKISRREFKAGDQVLLLNSRLKIFPGKLKSRWSGTFVIKEVRPYGAVVLTGKRGEDFTVNGQRLKLYMADREIGEEASVPLSEPIPA; translated from the exons ATGACAAATAAGAACCTCAAGGAAAGACTG GCTTGCCACCTCCCGGTTGAGCTTGAATACAAAGCCTTGTGGGCAATCAAGCTCCTGAACTTTAACATCAAAACCGCCAAGGAGAAGAGGCTGGTCCAGTTGCATGAGATAGATGAAATCAGGCTTGATGCCTTTGAAAGCTCTAGGATCTACAAAGAGAAGACTAAGGCATTCCACGATAAGAAGATCTCAAGGCGTGAATTCAAGGCTGGTGACCAAGTGTTGTTGCTTAACTCTCGGTTGAAGATCTTTCCCGGAAAACTCAAGTCAAGGTGGTCAGgaacttttgtgatcaaggaAGTAAGACCGTATGGAGCTGTGGTATTGACAGGAAAGCGTGGAGAAGATTTTACAGTGAACGGTCAACGTTTAAAGCTCTACATGGCTGATCGGGAGATTGGTGAGGAAGCCTCGGTTCCTCTCTCTGAACCAATCCCAGcctaa
- the LOC106453884 gene encoding PH, RCC1 and FYVE domains-containing protein 1-like gives MACSQRSLPTDRENEQAIAILKKGAYLLKYGRRGKPKFYPFRLSSDEIFLLWYCGKTEKRLKLSSVTRIIPGQRTSVFRRYPQPTKEYQSFSLIYGDRSLDLVCKDKDEAEFWITTLRALLSRNCSSSLVLHSRSRSFVPDYGGEQSSSNNNSLSNIRSVSSDTSCEEHAKKASGSHINTPQRLGKVFSEVLSQTAVLRALALDELVHKPHNTSPETLENRPTNNHSPAVDTSKYTVSSALSSSSQGSTFEDLKSLCDVFVWGESIGDGLLLGCGGGGAMHKSESSSSLTAAETFLPKVLKSHVALDAQSISCGTNYAVLVTKQGQMYSWGEESGGRLGHGVCSYVPQPKLIDEFDGSAVELADCGDFHTCAVTSSGDLYTWGDGAHNAGLLGLGSEASHWKPVRVLGQMEGINVKTISCGPWHTAFVTSEGKLFTYGDGTFGALGHGDRVSTSVPREAEALSGCRTIKIACGVWHSAAVVSVFGEAASSGKLFTWGDGEDGKLGHGDKESRLIPSCVAELNATSFQQVACGQSVTVALSASGQVYAMGVLDPVHENVVRAPSCIEGGLGKSCVQEVACGFHHIAVLNSKAEVYTWGRGSNGQLGHGDTENRRLPTLVRALKGKQVRKVVCGSNYTATICLHKPITGTDSSRCSGCRHPFNYMRKLHNCYNCGSVFCNACTSKKSLAAAMAPKTNRPYRVCDDCYIKLEGVREYLGTPANNSARFSNASLQSSINEMDDFGTTPQRQLLRVDSFDFFRQSKIPDLKTIGETSGGSHASSSSGFNLKGIRQLSRLASFDSVNQEGKQRTKHCASKSDTSSLVRHSVTCGLPFSRRGSVELFPLSIKSSPVESVGNTSDFTADITDTEFLQEGTKKPNQCLNQEISVLKAQVEELTRKTKQLEAELGTTSKKLEVAVLMQRDDAEKIKTSEEIVRSLTLQLMDATKKGVDKTRRRRSSF, from the exons ATGGCTTGTTCCCAGAGAAGCCTTCCCACAGATAGGGAGAATGAGCAG GCGATAGCAATTCTGAAGAAAGGAGCGTATCTTTTGAAATACGGCAGGCGTGGGAAACCTAAATTCTACCCTTTTCGGCTTTCGAGT GATGAAATCTTTTTGTTATGGTACTGTGGGAAAACAGAGAAACGTCTTAAACTAAGTTCTGTGACAAGGATCATACCTGGACAGCGTact TCAGTTTTCCGACGATACCCTCAGCCCACCAAGGAATATCAATCTTTTTCTCTTATTTATGGCGACCGTTCTCTTGATTTG GTGTGCAAGGACAAGGACGAAGCTGAGTTCTGGATCACAACCCTTCGAGCTCTTCTCTCACGAAACTGCTCTTCTTCATTAGTACTTCACTCAAGAAGCCGTAGCTTTGTTCCTGACTATGGAGGAGAACAAAGTAGCTCCAACAATAATTCACTTTCCAATATCAGATCAGTCAGCAGTGATACAAGCTGCGAG GAACATGCGAAAAAGGCTTCAGGATCTCACATTAACACTCCACAGAGACTAGGGAAAGTTTTCTCAGAGGTGTTGTCACAAACAGCAGTACTAAGAGCACTCGCTTTGGACGAACTGGTGCATAAACCTCATAACACATCTCCAGAGACATTAGAGAATCGACCTACTAACAATCATTCCCCTGCTGTTGATACAAGTAAATATACAGTTTCCAGCGCACTGAGCTCATCTAGTCAAGGATCTACTTTTGAGGACTTGAAGTCTCTGTGTGATGTCTTTGTCTGGGGAGAAAGTATTGGAGATGGGTTATTGTTAGGATGTGGCGGTGGTGGTGCTATGCACAAAAGTGAAAGCAGCTCTTCCCTAACGGCTGCTGAAACCTTTTTGCCCAAAGTTCTGAAATCACACGTGGCACTTGACGCACAGAGCATTTCATGCGGTACCAACTATGCAGTGCTGGTCACAAAGCAGGGACAGATGTACAGCTGGGGAGAAGAATCTGGAGGCAGGCTAGGACATGGAGTTTGCTCCTACGTTCCACAGCCCAAACTCATCGATGAGTTTGACGGATCAGCGGTAGAGTTAGCTGACTGTGGGGACTTTCACACGTGTGCTGTAACATCCTCAGGGGACTTGTATACTTGGGGAGATGGAGCTCACAACGCTGGGCTCCTTGGACTTGGTAGTGAAGCTAGCCATTGGAAACCAGTACGAGTCCTTGGCCAGATGGAGGGTATAAATGTCAAAACCATCTCTTGCGGACCTTGGCATACAGCTTTTGTGACGTCAGAAGGTAAGTTGTTCACATACGGTGATGGTACTTTTGGTGCGCTTGGACATGGAGATCGTGTGAGCACTAGCGTACCGAGAGAAGCAGAGGCGCTAAGTGGCTGCAGGACAATAAAGATAGCTTGTGGCGTTTGGCATTCAGCTGCTGTTGTCAGTGTTTTCGGCGAGGCAGCGTCGTCGGGAAAGCTCTTTACTTGGGGTGATGGAGAGGATGGGAAACTCGGACACGGGGACAAAGAGTCTAGACTAATCCCATCATGTGTAGCTGAGCTGAATGCAACTAGCTTCCAGCAAGTAGCTTGTGGGCAGAGCGTTACTGTTGCTCTCTCTGCTTCTGGGCAAGTTTATGCAATGGGGGTTCTTGATCCGGTTCACGAAAACGTCGTGAGAGCTCCTTCTTGCATTGAAGGAGGTCTAGGAAAGAGCTGCGTCCAGGAAGTGGCTTGCGGGTTTCACCATATCGCGGTTTTGAACTCGAAAGCCGAGGTTTACACTTGGGGCAGAGGATCGAACGGGCAGCTCGGGCACGGAGATACCGAGAACAGACGTTTGCCGACACTTGTGAGAGCTTTGAAAGGAAAACAAGTGAGGAAAGTGGTGTGTGGCTCTAACTACACAGCCACCATTTGTCTTCACAAACCCATCACCGGTACGGATAGTTCTAGGTGTTCTGGTTGTCGCCATCCTTTCAACTACATGAGGAAGCTACACAACTGTTACAACTGTGGGAGTGTCTTCTGTAACGCGTGCACTAGCAAGAAGTCGTTAGCAGCAGCCATGGCTCCCAAGACCAACAGGCCTTACCGCGTTTGCGATGACTGCTACATCAAACTCGAAGGAGTTCGAGAATATTTAGGAACTCCAGCCAACAACAGTGCTAGATTCTCAAACGCGAGTCTACAGTCTAGCATTAACGAGATGGACGATTTTGGTACAACACCGCAGCGTCAGCTTCTTAGAGTGGACTCGTTTGATTTCTTCAGACAGTCCAAGATCCCTGATCTCAAAACCATAGGTGAAACTTCAGGAGGAAGTCACGCCTCTTCTTCAAGTGGTTTTAACCTGAAAGGGATACGACAACTCTCGAGACTCGCTTCTTTTGATTCTGTTAATCAAGAAGGCAAACAACGTACCAAGCATTGCGCTTCGAAATCAGACACCTCCTCTCTTGTAAGACACTCGGTGACTTGTGGTCTCCCGTTTTCGCGTAGAGGTTCTGTTGAGTTGTTTCCTTTGTCGATAAAATCCAGCCCGGTTGAATCCGTTGGGAATACTTCGGACTTCACCGCTGACATAACAGATACAGAGTTTCTGCAAGAAGGGACAAAGAAACCAAATCAGTGCCTTAACCAGGAGATATCAGTTCTCAAAGCACAG GTGGAAGAGCTTACTCGTAAAACAAAACAACTCGAAGCAGAACTTGGAACGACATCGAAGAAGCTTGAAGTTGCGGTCTTAATGCAGCGTGATGATGCAGAGAAGATCAAAACTTCAGAAGAGATAGTCAGGTCCCTAACTCTGCAG TTGATGGACGCGACCAAGAAAGGAGTAGACAAGACAAGGAGACGCCGAAGCTCGTTTTGA